The nucleotide window ACTTCCGTCATTTAGATAAGCATTTCCTTGGGCGTCAGCAAAGCCCATGCATGAAACATGCGAAATGTCTTTGGCTCTATTAAGATATTTTATAATCTTGGGAATTTCTAGCTCTTTCTCTTCTTCAAAAACTGTGGCGAAAGATTCCAGGTTTTCTTGTTTCCCGGCAAGAGCAACATTGAGAGCTTCCGCTTGTGTTTTCGCTGTACTTTGTAGATGGGCAGAGACGTGTGCACTCCCCTTTTTTATGGCTTTCTCCTGATAAAAATACATAAGACCAACAGCCACTACGTGGAGTGTGACCAAGACTGCCAACTTTAGAAAAAGTGTTCGCTTGATTGTTTTTACAGCTACACTCCCTTTCGAAAGAGCGAGATGTGAAAACGAAAAGAAAAGGTTTGTTTTAATATCTAAACAATGTTTATATTATAGCTTATTTTACCTTTGTATCAACACTTGAGAAAAGTTTCACGGCGTAAAAACAATCGAACTCTCCTCTTATTTCGAAACTTTTTTATTTTTTATAAATTTTATAAATTGGTTTATTGTATAGAAAAAGCTTTCATGCTCAATCTTTTTTACGTCAAAATGTAAGAAATCAAAGGTCAGCTGTATGATAAAGCTGACGCCAAAAGCTGCAATCACTGTACCTACGCCGATTTTTGCCTTCAATAACCATCCTATTAAAAGAGCACTGCCTTCAACAATGCCTCTGACAACCCCTATAGGAACTTTAGGAAGTGCTTTGCCAAGGGCAATCATTAGTGAGTCCCTAGGACCGCTGCCTAATCCGCTACCGATGTAGTAGTAGCTTCCGAATGCTATAAATATTTGTCCTATAAGTAACATGATTAAGCCCGTTGAAAAACTTGTGGCTTTAGGGATTATCCCCAATGACAGAAATAAATTCACAAAAAAACCAATTAAAAATATGTTTAATAGGGTGCCAATACCTATTTTTTCCTTTAATGAGTTATTAAAAAATAAAATTATAAGGCCTGTTATTTGATGCACTGCTCCATATGTGAGGTTTGTTATATTTGAAATACCGATGCTAAAGGCCTCCCATGGAGCGAGCCCTATGTCGGACTGAATGTTCAGATAGGGCCCCACCGAATAGAGAAGCAGTCCGAAGGTTAATCTAAGTATTCTGCTTTTGTAGCTGGATAAATTGTTCTCTGTCATTCTTTTCATTCCTAAAATTTAATTGTGTTAAACAATATTATAGAGAATAAGAGGCATTTTTGACTTGGTTTTGAAAAAGTTAAGAGAGAATGGCGTACGACGCTCTGATATTCTCTCTTAACTTAATTGCTATTAATTTTTAAAAATCATAAAAATCAACTTACAAGAATGCACGATTTAGGATAAATAGAATTGCCAATACGTACATAATCCATTTAATCTCTTTATATTTCCCTGTAGCGACCTTTATTACAACAAAACTGACTATACCAAATTCAATCCCGGCTGCAATGCTGTATGCAAATGGCATTATAAAGAATGCAATAAGAGCAGGGAAAAATTCTGTCCAGTCAGTAAACGACATATCCTGAAAGCCCATCATCATGTAGCAACCAACCATTATAAGAGCAGGTGCAGTTGCACAAGAAGGAACAATTGAAATAAGGGGGTGGAAAAACATTGCGAGAATAAATAGAAATGCGACTGTGAGCGCGGTAAGTCCTGTACGGCCTCCCTGTTCCACTCCACTTGCACTCTCAATGTATGTTGTAACTGTTGAAGTTCCTAAGACTGCTCCTGCCACTGTACCAATTGCGTCTGCCATAAGAGCTTGTGTCGCTCTTGGCAATTTCCCATCCTTATCCAACATTTTCGCACGGCTTGAAACTCCAACAAGAGTACCGACCGTATCAAAGAAGTCAACGAAGAAAAATGTAAAAACAACTACCCAGAAATTAAGATTCATAATTCCTGAAAAGTCCATTTTCCAGAAAATAGGAGCAACTGATGGAGGCATAGAGAATATCGCGGTCGGCATTTGTGTGATTCCAAGTGGAATAGAAACGATGGTAACTGCCGCTATACCTATAAGGATCCCACCACGAACTTTCTTGACTTCCAGTGCCACCATGAGAATCAAACCGGCAAGGGCAAGAATTGCCGGAAGGTTGGACTTAAAGCTGGCAATAGAAACGAGAACTGCATCATTTTTTACAACTATGCCGGCATTTTGCAAGCCTATAAAAGTAATAAAAAGGCCAATACCAGACGCGATACCTATTTTTAATGCTTTTGGAAGGGAGTTGACTACTTCTTCTCTTATGCTGGTTAAAGTCAAAATGATAAAAAATATTCCTTCGATGAAGACCGCTGTAAGCGCTGTTTGCCACGGGATCCCCATCCCTATAACAACTGAGAAGGTGAAGAATGGAATAAGGCCGACGCCTGAAGCAAGAGCAAATGGATAGTTCGCCAGTATCGCCATTAAAAAAGTTCCTATGGCGGCTCCTAAACATGTAGCAGTTAAAACACTTCCGAATGGCATGCCTGTTTTAGAGAGCATATCTGGGGAGACAAAGACAATATACGCCATTGTCATAAACGTGGTAATCCCAGCAAGAATCTCTGTCTTAACATCTGTGTTATTCTCTTTGAGCTTAAATTGCTTTTCAAACCAAGACAAAAAAATCACTCCTTCATTTTAATGGTGGAACGTTTAATACATTTTACACCGTGTATTATAAAACACCAATATGGGGACAATATCTAAGATTATAAGACTATATTTGATTTTAGAAGAGTGTTACACTAGAATGGCATGTTAACTCTTTGCAGTTACGAAAGAAGTGATTCGGAATGACTCTTTTTGAACTTTTCTTTTTCTTTTTTAGAATAAGCATTATAACCTTCGGCGGCGGGCTGGTAATTCTCAGTATGGTACAAATGGAAGAAGAGAAACGCAAAAACATCAACCCGGAAGAATTTGCCGATATGGTAAGCTTGGCTGCTTTTATGCCAGGCTCCATCACTGCGTCTATATCTTGGCTTATAGGTAAACATTACAGAGGGATTCTTGGTGGATTTGTCTCCGTGCTGGGGGCTATTTTACCTCCTTTCCTTATAGTGTTATTACTCAGCCCTTTCGTGCTTAAATATTCGGAATGTTCTTATGTACAAGGTTTCTTTAGAGGGGTCCTTGCGGGCACAGGAGCTATTATTGTTGTTGTTGTTTTTAATAACGTAAAAAACACACTCTCTTCTCAATGGTGGAATGTAGTGCCGTATCTTTTGACAATCGCGTTGATATGGAAATTCTCTATGCATCCACTATTTGCAATGGCCATTGTCTTATCAGTACAATTCGCCAAAGATAGGATGATATCTAAATGAGAGAACTCTTAGCACTTTTTTCTGCCTTTGCACAGGTTAGCATTGGAACTTTCGGTGGCGGACTCTCCTCTCTTCCGCTTATCGAGTACCAGCTCGTCGCTAAATATGGTTGGCTTTCCACGGATCAGTTTAGTCAACTAATAGCTTTGTCACAAGTAACACCAGGTCCGATATCAATAAATGCGGCAACGTTTGTAGGTTTTATGAAGTGCGGGTTTTTCGGCTCTTTAGTTTCTACTTTTTCAATTATTATCGTTCCTCTTTCTACGCTTTGGATACTTTTATTTTTCCTTAAGAAAATCTCAGCAGAAAGCAGCAACAAATTTAAACTGCTTTTACGACCTATTGTGTCGGGACTTCTATCCCTTTCACTGATAGTTCCTTTAAGTGCCACACTAAAAAATGGAAGTGTTGCAATTATGCTTTTTTGCGCTGCACTCTTATTATTTAATTATTCTAGAATTTTCAAAGAAAACCCACACATTTTACTTTTACTTTGCGGAATAATGGGAATTTTCTTTTTATAAATTTTGAGAAGTTGTGTTTGAAGGCTATATAATGATATTCTTAGCTCTTAATAAAGCTTATTCAAATTGGAGGAATTGTCTTGCTGTCTGAAAAGATGCTTAATCTTGGTAAAAAACGCTCTGTTATAAGAGAGATTTTTGAATATGGGAAAAAAAGAGCCGGAGAAATAGGAGCTGAAAATATTTTTGATTTCAGCATAGGCAATCCAAATGTGCCCGCTCCAGAATATCTAAAAAACGTATTGCTTACCCTGTTAAAAGAGTCTGATCCTACACAGTTGCACAGCTATACCTCCGCGCAGGGAGATCTTGAAGTAAGAAAAAAGATTGCAGATAACATAAATGAAAAATTTAGCACTTCTCTTTCTCCAGAAAACATTTATATGACTTCCGGCGCGGCAGCGGCTTTAACCATATCGATTAAAGCTATGACCCTCCCCGACGATGAATTTATAATTTTTGCACCATATTTTCCTGAATATACGGTCTTTGTGGAAACAGCTGGTGCAAAGGCGGTCATTATTCCACCCGACATAAAAAACTTTCAAATAGATCTGCATAAGTTTGAGGAAGCTATAAATGAGAGAACCAAAGGAATAATTATAAACTCACCGAATAACCCATCTGGCGCCATTTACTCCAAAGAAAC belongs to Synergistaceae bacterium and includes:
- a CDS encoding NCS2 family permease, translating into MSWFEKQFKLKENNTDVKTEILAGITTFMTMAYIVFVSPDMLSKTGMPFGSVLTATCLGAAIGTFLMAILANYPFALASGVGLIPFFTFSVVIGMGIPWQTALTAVFIEGIFFIILTLTSIREEVVNSLPKALKIGIASGIGLFITFIGLQNAGIVVKNDAVLVSIASFKSNLPAILALAGLILMVALEVKKVRGGILIGIAAVTIVSIPLGITQMPTAIFSMPPSVAPIFWKMDFSGIMNLNFWVVVFTFFFVDFFDTVGTLVGVSSRAKMLDKDGKLPRATQALMADAIGTVAGAVLGTSTVTTYIESASGVEQGGRTGLTALTVAFLFILAMFFHPLISIVPSCATAPALIMVGCYMMMGFQDMSFTDWTEFFPALIAFFIMPFAYSIAAGIEFGIVSFVVIKVATGKYKEIKWIMYVLAILFILNRAFL
- a CDS encoding chromate transporter, encoding MTLFELFFFFFRISIITFGGGLVILSMVQMEEEKRKNINPEEFADMVSLAAFMPGSITASISWLIGKHYRGILGGFVSVLGAILPPFLIVLLLSPFVLKYSECSYVQGFFRGVLAGTGAIIVVVVFNNVKNTLSSQWWNVVPYLLTIALIWKFSMHPLFAMAIVLSVQFAKDRMISK
- a CDS encoding chromate transporter, producing MRELLALFSAFAQVSIGTFGGGLSSLPLIEYQLVAKYGWLSTDQFSQLIALSQVTPGPISINAATFVGFMKCGFFGSLVSTFSIIIVPLSTLWILLFFLKKISAESSNKFKLLLRPIVSGLLSLSLIVPLSATLKNGSVAIMLFCAALLLFNYSRIFKENPHILLLLCGIMGIFFL